Within Aspergillus oryzae RIB40 DNA, chromosome 2, the genomic segment ccttctttcttacttcGAGGTTTGATATTTGGTGAATTGATATTTATTGATGTTTGTTACAGATCGAGTCTTCGTCCACGCCCTCAACACCGTTAAACGCATCCCCCGAACCGGTACCGCCCGGCCACCCGCCTCCGAGCGATTGAAGCTCTATGGCTTGTACAAACAAAGCATGGGTACGGATATACCATAATTCTATCTCAGAAGGATATACTAACGGCCAGGGGAAAAACAGAAGGCGACGTGGAGGGGGTAATGGACCGACCGGTCGGGAATACAGCGGACGTGTATGCGGAGTGTGAGAAGTGGTATGTCATGTCATGTTCTCCCGTTCTTTTTCCATGGTCGCAACTCGATTACTGAATGAGAAACTAGGGATGCATGGTTCGCGCAACGCGGATTATCTCGTACCGAGGCGAAACGGAGATACATCTCGACTCTCATTGAGACGATGCATAGGTATGCGTCGCAGACGCCTGAGGCTAGGGAATTGGTTTCGGAGCTGGAGTTTGTTTGGGATCAGGTGAAGATGAATACCTCTGTGTCGTCGGCGTCTAGTGGGAGTCCTGTGCAGGCGGTTGCGCCGCCGTTGTCGCACTCGCAGCCGAGTTATGCGAGTATTGGGGGTCGCTTGGCTCGGTCGGATTATGAGCATTTGGTTGCTACGGCGCGGGGGGATTCGAGGTTACGGGTGCTTAGTCCGGTTAGTCAACCGGAGGAGGTGTTTCAGCGACGGCGAGGGTCTCTTGGAAATCGGGggcaggatgaagatgaggaggaggaagaggagtatGCTGAGGCGCAGGATAATcttgacgaagatgatgacgctcatgacaatgatgatggCTCTTATAACCATGCCACTACTGAGGATGGTAGTCAgcatgatgttgatgaggcTGTACTACGCAGCGGTCGTGGCAAGAAACCCCCGGATGTCGATAGTCGGCGGTGGCGGCGCAGAGTCGAGCAGGCCTTGACCAAGATGACCGCTGAGATTGCTGCGGTAAGGGAGCAGATGGAAGCCCGTGCCGTGGCTCATCACCGCCGGAATAGTGTCTGGGCGTGGCTGAAATGGCTCGTCTGGGTCACGCTTCGACAGGTCATCTTTGACCTGGCTATtctggggatgttgttgatctGGATGCGGATTCGCGGGGACCGACGGCTGGAGGGTAAGCTCAAGGTCGGGTGGGCGGAGGTGAAGACGCGGTTGTCGAAGTTGAAAGGGCTTCGACGGGTGTCCAAGGTACATAAATGCCCCTAGTTGGTGGGCtttccttttgctttctcttcgAGTAcatattctttcttcatatATCCTGATTAGATTCCCTTGTCTTTCgttctttgatttcttttgTCATGCCATGTTAATGTCAGGAGGTTGGATTGGTGTTGGTTAGAGTCAAGGCTTCCCTGTATTCTAGCATAGAAGTCGCGTTGCAATTGCCAAATAACTCAAGTCCTTCACAATACCCATATCGAAGATGTAGTCACGACACTAGACCGAGAAACCAGGACACTCAATTCCTATGCTAATATGTACACATACAAACAGTCCACAAACCAGaccagaccagacagacATAAAACAAAACCTAATACTGAGGACCAGGGAACTGAGCATAAATCTGCTTGGGACGCAGATGAACCGGGGTCTGGCCCTCGGGGGCGCCGGGGATCGTCTTCTTGAGGCCCTGCAAGGAATCCATTAGTCACACCACCTTTTATAAAACCGACATTCAACACGGAAGACAAACCAGCTTGTCAAAGACACACTTATTCAGCTCCATCTCGGGCTTCCGGCACTCCCACAgatggtggttgttgttctCAAGACACTCCCAGTGCGCGGTGAATTGTTTCAGGCAGTGGGTGTTGATATCTTTGATACTGCAAGCAATTAGCAACCGACCCTCTCCCTACCCCACTTTCCCTGAAGCTCTGCaaccagaagagaagaaacatacaCAGAAGCAGCACATCTCGTCACCTTCCGTCCCTCCTTCAGACAATCGAACTCCCCCCTTCCATTGGCCTCCTGCTTGCACTTCATGTAGTCATCATTGAAGGCCTTGCACCTGTCGCCGATAAAGTACGCCGCACTAGTCAGGGGTGCCGAGGTCGCGCCGACTTCCTGGACACTGGGAATGTCCGCCGGCATGGGCGTGGTGTCCACCAGGACCTGTTGGTTGAACCTATCATGGAAACCGCATTAGCGTCTCGTTCGATTGGACACGGAAACAACCGGTAGCGGTCGTCAATTGGGGCCGTGGgcagaaaataaaaaacataCTGAGGTTCTCGGGCCGCCATTTTGTCTGGTCGTAAGCGTGAATTGGGGAATTGGGAGACCGTATAGTGAGGAGGGCCTTTGATGGACGAGTCCGGGTGATGCTGGAGTTTGGAGGTCGGTTTTTGCTCGTCTGTCATTGGTCCGTTGCGGGAAGTTATGTAATATTCATGCCTGAGGTGTCCGATCCCGCATCCGACGCGGTCATATTATTTCTTGCCTCAGGCAGGAAAAAGAcctgttgctgctggagctgtCTCACGTGACACGGCGAAAAACAAACCAGCTCCCGAGACAAGTGAACGAGTGAATTGAATGCAGTAGCCAGTTTCAATTGCAGTGGTTCTGCACCCCGACCCTTTACGAAGTTGCTGCTTTGCTGCAGCGTGCGGTTCGGAGATATTGGTCCGACACTGAGTTTGCTTTCGCGGAGGACGGTGACAATCTGCGATTCTCTGTCGACCGACTTTCCATCTGCTTGAACAAGACTTGGTGCGGAGCtttggtttttatttttaatttatttacCTTTGGGTGTTAATATTGAACACGCCACTTTTCTTCGACCTGTTCGCTTGACGTTTCCCCGACTCGCACTCCGCTACGTACCGTAATGTCTCTCTTTGGAAATCAGACTCAGACCCAGCAGTCCGGCGGACTGTTTGGGTCATCAACGACCGCGAATAAGCCCAGCCCCTTTGGCGGCGCTGCCACTGGAGGAAGCCTTTTTGGCTCGAACACCACCGGAACGGGAACCCAGCAGAGTAGCGGCGGTCTCTTTGGACAGACACAGAACCAGGGCGCGACAGGTGCTGCTCCTGCTAGCGGTGGGCTGTTCGGTTCGTCGACAGCGACATCTCAGCCTCAGCAGAGCGGTGGTCTCTTCGGCAACACTACGACACAGAATCAACCGCAGACGGGCGGACTTTTCGGGAATACTGCCACCCAGCAGAAGCCCGCTGGTGGTCTCTTTGGTGGATTGGGCCAGTCGacacagcaacagcagccgcagcagcaacagaCGGGCGGTGGATTGTTCGGGGGTGCGTTGGGTCAGCAGAAGCCTCAGGGCAGTCTGTTTGGAGGTACACTAGGACAGACgacacagcagcaacaagcgCCGCAACAGGGTGGTGGTCTTTTCGGAGGTGGATTAGGTCAGACACAGCAGCaaccgcagcagcagcagagtTTATTTGGAGGCACCCTACTAGGTGGTCAACAGCAACAGggccagcagcaacaacaacagcctcAATTGGGCCAGTCGGTGCAACAGCCGGGGTCGAGCCTTTGGTCGCCTGGTCGCGCCGTCACTGGAGGTTAGTTCTGTTTGTTCGAATTATTGTTGAAGATGCATTGCGCTGACTCTCGTAGTACATCGGACTGTTCCGACACAGATCGCGATCGTCAAGGATAAATGGGACACTGCCAGCCGCAATTCCCCGTTCCGAGCGTACTTGTATAACCATGTCGGCGAAGAGGCGGCACCATTCTACCAACCCGGACCGGACGACGACGAATCGAAATGGGAGGAAGCGTTGCGCAAGAGGCCCGCACCTGGCTATGTGCCTGTTATTGTGAGAGGCTTCTTCGAGCTGGGCAAGAGAGCCCAGCGGCAAAAGGACTTCCTTACCATGATGCAAACTCGCCTCCACGAGATCAATAACTGTCTCACCGAATTGCTCTCCCGCCACGACCTTAAGATCTCCGTCAGGATAGCCGACTGCCGGCGGAAGCACCTTGTCCTGAGCAAGCGGTGTCTGGCGCTTGCGGCAAAGACCCAAGTCCTACGCAACCGGGGCTACGCGATGGACGAcgcggaggaggagctgaagaagaaactcGCCCTGCTGGAACGCTCAGTCTTCGATCCCTCCTTGAACGGACGCGAAGAAGAGATC encodes:
- a CDS encoding acyl-CoA-binding domain-containing protein (predicted protein) gives rise to the protein MSDSVDRVFVHALNTVKRIPRTGTARPPASERLKLYGLYKQSMEGDVEGVMDRPVGNTADVYAECEKWDAWFAQRGLSRTEAKRRYISTLIETMHRYASQTPEARELVSELEFVWDQVKMNTSVSSASSGSPVQAVAPPLSHSQPSYASIGGRLARSDYEHLVATARGDSRLRVLSPVSQPEEVFQRRRGSLGNRGQDEDEEEEEEYAEAQDNLDEDDDAHDNDDGSYNHATTEDGSQHDVDEAVLRSGRGKKPPDVDSRRWRRRVEQALTKMTAEIAAVREQMEARAVAHHRRNSVWAWLKWLVWVTLRQVIFDLAILGMLLIWMRIRGDRRLEGKLKVGWAEVKTRLSKLKGLRRVSKVHKCP
- a CDS encoding coiled-coil-helix-coiled-coil-helix domain-containing protein (predicted protein) gives rise to the protein MAAREPQFNQQVLVDTTPMPADIPSVQEVGATSAPLTSAAYFIGDRCKAFNDDYMKCKQEANGRGEFDCLKEGRKVTRCAASVIKDINTHCLKQFTAHWECLENNNHHLWECRKPEMELNKCVFDKLGLKKTIPGAPEGQTPVHLRPKQIYAQFPGPQY
- a CDS encoding putative nucleoporin (nuclear pore complex, p54 component (sc Nup57)), giving the protein MSLFGNQTQTQQSGGLFGSSTTANKPSPFGGAATGGSLFGSNTTGTGTQQSSGGLFGQTQNQGATGAAPASGGLFGSSTATSQPQQSGGLFGNTTTQNQPQTGGLFGNTATQQKPAGGLFGGLGQSTQQQQPQQQQTGGGLFGGALGQQKPQGSLFGASIGPVGATAGVEPLVAWSRRHWRCIALTLVVHRTVPTQIAIVKDKWDTASRNSPFRAYLYNHVGEEAAPFYQPGPDDDESKWEEALRKRPAPGYVPVIVRGFFELGKRAQRQKDFLTMMQTRLHEINNCLTELLSRHDLKISVRIADCRRKHLVLSKRCLALAAKTQVLRNRGYAMDDAEEELKKKLALLERSVFDPSLNGREEEIWARMLAIREHSKRLQLEMEKAGPGAAAQADDELDEQTMKTAKKILDDYHTQIKHLQKELESVRKDFDEAEKLQGRVDH